In the Lates calcarifer isolate ASB-BC8 linkage group LG16_LG22, TLL_Latcal_v3, whole genome shotgun sequence genome, AGATTTTGTGGCAGTATCAGACAGTTACATTTTGCTGCTGCATATTTTTTTGTGCATTGAGTGTCTGAGCCCACTTTTCTAGCTCTGTCTTCAGTTTACGTGCTTTGGGTCGGTCCTCTGGCTTCACACACAGCAATGACTTAATGATACGAttctacaaaaaataaaaataaaagaacaatgaaaacaacagctACTGAGAGCCCTGATAACTTCTGTCATACTGCAACATTTCTGAAACAGAATTTCCTACACATGGACTTTACTCAGGCACCTGACTGATATAAAACTAAGACTGAAATCTGGCACCATGTTGGAAATACTGCTTCATGTGGCAAGTAAATAATTAGGATGATAAGAATATGGTCATTACCTCATGGGAAAAGGTCAATGAAAACTTTTCAGGCAACTTCTGACTTCTGGCATCCTTCCAAATCTGGTGTTTatgcagtgattaaaaaaaagaaaaaagaacatgttAGTCAGTCTGACATACAACTCTGTTGATCATTGGAAATGAATACAAGAAAGATTAAAAAGACAGACTAAAAGATGAACAGTATAGTTCTATTGTATTTGCTATTTACACTGGTGTAAAGTTAGCTACTTTCCTGTTTGTATATCACTTTATCAAGCCAAGCCATTTGTGAAACTTATACATGAATGACTCACCACTACTCTTTCATGGCCAGTGGAGAGTTTCCAAAGGAGTTCAAAGTATATCAGCCCCAATGCAAATATGTCCACTTTTTCGTCATAGTTCCTCTCACTCttctgtaataaaataaaaatgcatgattaaatatatgttttaaatgtggGTTAATCTGTTGTATAACAAGGTAACAACTGGCAGAATTTTTGACAAGATAAGCAGAAAGTGAGAGCAGTGGACACTCAGGACAGAAAAACTGGAAGAGTTGGTAAGTATGATGGACATAGGTAGTGGTAGTAGACAACATGACCATCTCACCTGCTCAGGAGCCATGTAAGATGGggttcctgttttgtttgttctttccATCAGGttttcatcatcatcgtcatcaaCCTGAGCAGTGACCAGACCAAAGTCCCCAATCTTCACTTCTCTCTCCCGTCCAAACATGATGTTGGCAGGCTAAccattgaaaaacaaaagcagtaaGTAAAACTGATCATCAGTCACCTTGAATAATGTAGAACCACAATGACCAACTAGTGgggcaaagtttttttttgttttgtttttcacatacagggaaaaacaaacaacaaaaactgcactGGTTTCTCAGCTTAACTTGCAGTTTTGGTCAGTCTGGCCATCAGATTTGGAGTGAAAGTTAAATAATTGCGTACATATATTCAGATAATTAATGCAAATAACCTTGCTGACCCTGTGACCATGATAATCAGGCTTAGAAAATTCATCACTGGTAAACACTACATGACACGAATTTGGTCACAAAGATTATAAGACAGCTTCAAAAGGTTGTTAAAGTGACTTTAGGTTGCCCAAGATATTGGATCAGCTTCATCTCACCTTAAGGTCTCTGTGGATTAATTTTTTGGAGTGAATGTACTCGACTCCACTGACTATTTGTTGAGCAATGTTTAGACTTTGTTCTCTTCTCTTGGAGTGTTGCAGAGTTATCTTGTTCATCTCAGTTATCCAGTCTTTGAGTGTTTTGGTGTCACATAATTCCATCTTAATGTAGAGGTACTGTGGTGATGAATTACTGATCgacctaaaaaagaaaaaagtggtgAAATGTCACACCTGCAGAGTACAGTAAAAGAGTATTATGAGTGGATGAAACTCACTGAGAAGAGCTGGAACTGTCTTCTGAACAGTCCTGTTTGTATTCTGAATcttccatccaacagttgtaGTATCGAACAATGTTCTCATGTTGAAGGTCTGATAGTGCTGTCACCTCTCGCAGAGCTTTTCTGATTGAAGAATTACATACTGAAATGTTACTGTACTCATAAATATATGCTGCACTGTACACTGAGAGGTTGTACTACATACTTGACTTACTTTTTACCACGGACAACTTTGATGGCGTAATACTTGTCGACCAGTATTTCTCTTGCTTTGTAAACATGACCAAAGCCTCCTTTGCCAAGACGCTCTATGCAATCAAAGTCTGATATAAATCTGTGGAGGTTAACAAAATTGTTAATGCATCAACCAACCTAGAAAACATGTAtgtaaaaaaactaaaatcacCATCTTGTGGTGatatgcctccaccaaccaggCCAACTGCAGTTAATTAGCCTGTGAATTCTTAAGTTaaggccaaaaacatgtttggttCAGTCACAGCAACTTTGGCCTTtgaccaaattctaatcagttatCATCCTTTaatccaagtgaatgtttgtagcaaatttgaagaaattccctctACGTATTATAGAGATATCGTGATCAAGAGAATTGGATGGACAACCAAAAAACGTGTTGCCTCTGGCCATGGTTGTCGCCGGTGTAGAGGCATAGAAAAACTAACACTGCAGATTTTTCATACCTTGACTGGGTTGTTGTCACGCCGTTCCCCATACTCTTGGTTTTGACAGCAGCCttagagaataaaataaatatatgataGGAAAttaaaatgctggaaaaaaaaaagaattaataaGAATAGCTTAGCTAGCCAGTGGTCTTGTGCCCTGTGCTGACTGAAGTTGGACGTAAACATCATCCACCACGTCAAGTTGCTACTGCTACGACTTCCTCCATAGATGGGGTGAGAGGGAAATAACAGACCTGATCACTTGCACCCATTGGCATGCTTTGTGACGATGGGTCAGACAAACTGGATGTTGTATCATTTTCAGACATGGTTGACCTGAAGGACACCTGCaatgcacaaaaaacatttacaattgTTACAGTACGCGTTCGTAAAGAAAATGATGTATGCTGTTTGATTTATCTACTATTATGAAAGAACAGACCTGAGCCTGGGAAGGGTTTGATGAATCTATGAACATTATCGAGTCACTTGTACTCATTGGCACGCTTTGCGATGATGATTCACTGGAATCCCTTGCGGAATACAATGACAGACATAAGTATAGATTTCTCAGTATATAGCATACTGATAGCATAGTTAATACAGGTGCTTACATTGTAGCTGATGGCGCTGAGATATGTGGTGCACCATCTTCGGACGCTGTTGACCTGAATGACACCTAAAATGCACAGAAAGATTGTTTGGCATGATGTTAGACATAATCGCCACAAATTATTGCTTCacagttgtatgcctctgccGACCAGACAAGCTGCAGTTGACATCCATGTCTGTCCAGATTATCAAGGAATTCAATAAAGGTATTGGGTGTATTTTATCATAATTAGTGAATTCATTGTTGAGCAATGGCcaacaacatgttttgtgaggtcacagtgacctttacCGTTGACCACCAAAAAATAATCGGTTCATCCTTGAATACAAGTGAACGTTTATGCTAGATGTAATGAAATGCTATCTAGATGTTCCTGATGTATCGCACTAACAAGAATGGGATGGATGTGAGGGTCACAGTAACCTGACCATTGACCATCAAAAtctaaaaagttaaaaatctaaaaattgCTGACTACATTTGATTGTTCGAGCCAAATTTGACAAAACTCCCTCAGGGTATTCCTAAGATATCACTAAGAATTGGATGGGTGTGACCTTTAACTTTCAAAATAGAGTCATTTCAGTATTTGGTCCAAGTGAATATTTGTGccaaaaatataacatttgtCCACGACCAGCTGGTTTTAAGATCTGCTGCCACCAAACTACACAAACTACAGTTTGCTACTGAATTACATTGGATGATACAGAGGGAGTAGGAACTATTAAATACCTTACTGTCCCAGTCAGACTGTTCTTGAAGAGCAGACCAGGCCAGCTGAGCTGCACTTTGTTTGGCTTCCTTGACAGTCTTACCCTCACCCTCAGGGTATTCCTTGTTGTCAATCACTAATTTGTAGAAGAATCTGTGTCGGTTTAAAAAattgtttagttttaatatattttttacaacTAAACATCAATCAAGAATTAGCAcgctgtctgtgtctgttcagGTTACAGAGCTTCAGGTTGAACTTACTGACGGTTGTGAGGTGGGCCACAGCTCCTCACTTCAATAAATGTATGGGAGAgcctttttttctgacagtagTGGTTGACGATTCCGATGTAATTTGTCTCTGTAAAGCTGTTGTTCAAACTCAGGCCCCctgttttgttgctgtaaaaAACAAGTAACATTTTACATTGATGGAGACACTCAATGAAACAATGCCTTGCCACTGTGATATACTCACCAGATATCAGAAATGCTTTGATTTAATTCCTCATCTTGCAGATCTGCAGTCTTGgggaaaaaacagtaaaattttgGGATTTTTCACACAGTAGACTGTGGCCTGATAGGTATGTGACATGACTAAGCCGAGAGATACTGGTGTGTATTACTCCTTACCTCTGTGGTTTTACTGCCACATATCACATCATATACAAGCTTGGCTGCTTCCTCCTTGGCTTCTCGCCTTGTTTTTCCAGAGACAGCTGGGTACTCCTTATCACCAACCACAAAGCTACAGCATCTAATATCATAAAATATCATTGAAACTtttattaaatgcatttttaaatgatgacaGAATGCCCAAGTATTTGGATGCAGTAAGGAGACTTACTGAACAGCATTATTTAACCCTGGTTTGGTTGACTCCACAGCCCTTATACTCAGCCTGTTCTTCTGACCATATTCATTCAGCCAACA is a window encoding:
- the LOC108885802 gene encoding interferon-induced, double-stranded RNA-activated protein kinase, with the translated sequence METGNYVAKLNEFSQKTRSTLDYEELGSAGPDHIKTFRQRVVFNGKGYPPGEGKNKKEAKQNAAKNALTSLLGSDQESVDSTSAAETSTAPDYQTTGTSHVNYICWLNEYGQKNRLSIRAVESTKPGLNNAVQCCSFVVGDKEYPAVSGKTRREAKEEAAKLVYDVICGSKTTETADLQDEELNQSISDICNKTGGLSLNNSFTETNYIGIVNHYCQKKRLSHTFIEVRSCGPPHNRQFFYKLVIDNKEYPEGEGKTVKEAKQSAAQLAWSALQEQSDWDSKVSFRSTASEDGAPHISAPSATMDSSESSSQSVPMSTSDSIMFIDSSNPSQAQVSFRSTMSENDTTSSLSDPSSQSMPMGASDQAAVKTKSMGNGVTTTQSRFISDFDCIERLGKGGFGHVYKAREILVDKYYAIKVVRGKKKALREVTALSDLQHENIVRYYNCWMEDSEYKQDCSEDSSSSSQSISNSSPQYLYIKMELCDTKTLKDWITEMNKITLQHSKRREQSLNIAQQIVSGVEYIHSKKLIHRDLKPANIMFGREREVKIGDFGLVTAQVDDDDDENLMERTNKTGTPSYMAPEQKSERNYDEKVDIFALGLIYFELLWKLSTGHERVVIWKDARSQKLPEKFSLTFSHENRIIKSLLCVKPEDRPKARKLKTELEKWAQTLNAQKNMQQQNVTV